A single region of the Planctomycetota bacterium genome encodes:
- a CDS encoding ATP-binding protein has translation MPDFEQLGVFYLGKQYDMAGQKLRDELLLYDAKDLTTHAVCVGMTGSGKTGLCLSLLEEAAIDGVPAIAIDPKGDLGNLLLTFPQLRPEDFRPWVDPADATRRGITPDELAAKTATQWRDGLAAWGQDGARIQRFRDSVEMTIYTPGSSAGVPLTVLRSFNAPSAAVVADGDALRERINGSVAGLLALVGIEADPLKSREHILLATLLDRAWREGRDLDLGGLIRDIQQPPVERVGLIDLETFFPAKQRFELAMQLNNVLASPGFSGWMQGESLDVSKLLYQSNGKPKLSVISIAHLSDSERMFFVTILLNEVLAWMRSQPGTSSLRAILYMDEVFGFFPPTANPPSKQPMLTLLKQARAFGLGIALATQNPVDLDYKGLSNAGTWFLGRLQTERDKARVLEGLEGASAAAGHSFNRGKMEATLAGLGSRVFLMNNVHEDAPVVFQTRWTLSYLRGPLSRDQIHELTKQRAPAATSASPVTASAPAPQSTPIPAAPIAPSPASSHPRPMLPPEVNECFLLSRQAAGKGDNVVYEPRVLAQAKLRFNQAKSGVDQWREVTLLATPADDGSVDWESAEVLDDAESEAAPVAGAGFSPLPKGLGLAKNFKSLGTAVQTHLYQNEKLTLWRCPAVGEASRPGESEADFRIRMAQAGKEARDSAIDKLRQKYAPKLNALAERLRKAGQKVEKEKAQSSQEMMHAAVSFGTTLVGALLGRKLTSASNVTRAASSIRSAGKVAAQRGDVAQAEENVEAVQSQINTLNEELEAETGKLRDQFGADQLELEPVVVQPKKSEISVTRVALAWQPTVVRQA, from the coding sequence ATGCCCGACTTCGAGCAGCTTGGCGTGTTTTACCTGGGCAAGCAGTACGACATGGCCGGCCAAAAGCTGCGCGACGAGTTGCTGCTGTACGACGCCAAGGATCTGACCACTCATGCCGTCTGCGTGGGCATGACCGGCAGCGGCAAGACGGGCCTCTGCCTGTCGCTGCTCGAAGAAGCGGCCATCGACGGTGTGCCGGCGATTGCCATCGACCCGAAAGGGGATCTGGGGAACCTGCTCCTGACGTTTCCGCAATTGCGCCCCGAGGATTTCCGCCCGTGGGTCGATCCGGCCGACGCCACGCGACGCGGGATCACCCCTGACGAGTTGGCCGCGAAGACAGCGACTCAGTGGCGCGACGGCCTGGCTGCTTGGGGCCAGGACGGCGCCCGCATCCAGCGGTTCCGCGATTCGGTCGAGATGACAATCTACACTCCCGGCAGTAGCGCCGGCGTGCCGCTGACGGTGTTGCGCTCGTTCAACGCGCCGTCGGCGGCCGTGGTGGCCGACGGCGACGCGCTGCGCGAGCGAATCAACGGCTCGGTGGCCGGGCTGTTGGCGCTGGTGGGCATCGAGGCCGATCCGCTCAAGAGCCGCGAGCATATTCTGCTGGCCACGTTGCTCGATCGGGCGTGGCGCGAAGGACGCGACTTGGACCTGGGTGGGCTGATTCGCGATATTCAACAGCCGCCGGTCGAGCGTGTGGGCCTGATCGACCTCGAAACATTCTTCCCGGCCAAGCAACGGTTCGAGCTGGCCATGCAGTTGAACAACGTGCTGGCCTCGCCCGGCTTCTCGGGCTGGATGCAAGGCGAGTCGCTCGACGTCAGCAAGCTGCTGTATCAATCCAACGGCAAGCCGAAGTTGTCGGTCATCTCGATCGCTCACCTGTCCGATTCGGAGCGAATGTTCTTTGTCACGATCTTGCTCAACGAAGTACTGGCTTGGATGCGCAGCCAGCCCGGCACGTCGAGCCTGCGGGCGATTCTCTACATGGACGAGGTGTTCGGCTTCTTCCCGCCGACGGCGAACCCGCCGAGCAAGCAGCCGATGCTGACGCTGCTGAAGCAGGCCCGCGCGTTCGGGCTGGGCATCGCGCTGGCCACGCAAAACCCGGTCGATCTCGACTATAAGGGGCTGTCGAACGCCGGCACCTGGTTCTTGGGCCGGCTGCAAACCGAACGTGACAAGGCCCGCGTGCTCGAAGGGCTCGAAGGGGCCAGCGCAGCGGCAGGCCACTCGTTCAATCGCGGCAAGATGGAAGCCACGCTCGCTGGACTCGGCAGCCGCGTCTTCTTGATGAACAACGTCCACGAAGACGCCCCGGTCGTGTTTCAGACCCGCTGGACATTGTCGTATCTGCGCGGCCCCTTGTCTCGCGACCAGATTCACGAGTTGACCAAGCAACGCGCGCCGGCCGCGACGTCGGCTTCGCCCGTCACAGCCAGCGCCCCGGCGCCGCAATCGACGCCTATTCCCGCCGCGCCGATCGCACCATCACCGGCCAGTTCCCACCCGCGGCCGATGCTGCCGCCGGAAGTCAACGAGTGCTTTTTATTGTCGCGTCAGGCGGCCGGCAAAGGGGACAACGTCGTCTACGAGCCGCGCGTGCTGGCCCAGGCCAAGCTGCGCTTTAATCAGGCCAAGTCAGGCGTCGACCAGTGGCGCGAAGTCACGTTGCTGGCCACGCCGGCCGACGACGGCAGTGTCGATTGGGAGTCGGCCGAGGTGCTGGATGATGCCGAGAGCGAAGCCGCGCCGGTCGCGGGCGCGGGCTTCTCGCCGCTTCCCAAAGGGCTCGGTCTGGCCAAGAACTTCAAGAGCCTGGGCACGGCGGTGCAAACCCACTTGTACCAGAACGAAAAGCTGACGCTGTGGCGTTGCCCGGCCGTGGGCGAGGCGTCGCGCCCCGGAGAATCCGAAGCCGACTTCCGCATTCGCATGGCCCAGGCCGGCAAGGAAGCCCGCGATTCGGCGATCGACAAGCTGCGCCAGAAGTACGCTCCCAAGCTGAACGCGCTGGCCGAGCGACTGCGCAAAGCAGGGCAGAAAGTCGAAAAGGAAAAGGCTCAATCGAGCCAGGAAATGATGCACGCGGCCGTCAGCTTTGGCACGACGCTGGTCGGGGCGCTATTGGGGCGCAAACTGACCAGCGCCTCGAACGTGACCCGCGCCGCCAGTTCGATCCGTTCGGCCGGGAAAGTCGCCGCGCAACGTGGCGACGTGGCTCAGGCCGAAGAAAACGTCGAAGCGGTCCAAAGCCAGATCAACACGCTCAACGAGGAACTGGAAGCCGAGACCGGCAAGCTCCGTGACCAGTTTGGGGCCGATCAACTGGAACTCGAACCGGTGGTTGTTCAACCTAAAAAGTCTGAAATCTCCGTGACCCGAGTGGCCTTGGCCTGGCAGCCGACCGTGGTGCGACAGGCCTGA